A genomic window from Thermomicrobiales bacterium includes:
- a CDS encoding YceI family protein has protein sequence MSATSTKTGTTTYAIDASHSQVGFSVKHMMFSTVRGNFRGFEGTIVVDNDNPANSTVDVTIDASTVTTGDAKRDEHLRSADFFDVAVYPTITFKSTSIDFEDADDFTIHGELTMHGVTNAVKIKAEQTGEGTNPWGVDVAGFEGETKINRKDYGLGWNATLEKGGVLVGEEIKISLELEVAKQ, from the coding sequence ATGAGCGCTACCAGCACCAAGACCGGCACGACCACCTACGCGATCGACGCATCGCACTCGCAGGTCGGATTTTCCGTCAAGCACATGATGTTCTCGACGGTGCGCGGCAACTTCCGCGGGTTCGAAGGCACGATCGTGGTCGACAACGACAACCCGGCGAATTCGACGGTCGATGTCACGATCGACGCTTCGACTGTGACGACTGGCGACGCCAAGCGTGACGAGCACCTGCGTTCCGCTGATTTCTTCGATGTCGCGGTCTATCCGACCATTACCTTCAAGAGCACCTCGATCGACTTCGAAGACGCCGACGACTTCACCATTCACGGTGAGTTGACGATGCACGGCGTGACCAACGCCGTAAAGATCAAGGCCGAGCAGACCGGTGAGGGTACAAACCCCTGGGGCGTCGATGTGGCCGGTTTCGAGGGCGAGACCAAGATCAACCGCAAGGACTATGGGCTCGGCTGGAACGCCACGCTCGAGAAGGGTGGCGTGCTCGTCGGCGAGGAGATCAAGATCAGTCTCGAACTGGAAGTGGCCAAGCAGTAG
- a CDS encoding PIG-L deacetylase family protein has product MLDFTGTQVVAVFAHPDDEAFTIGGAISAFSDRGATVTLVTATRGEQGEIAHPSLATPDNLGDVREQELLDAAAILGISSVRFLDFRDSGMYGTDANHHPHAFIQQKPEAVAEKLAEILEVIRPDVVITFSEEGGYLHPDHIHIYESVVATGQLRPDLVPHLYLSSFPREFFLEIANQDHGAFAGMSEERRNRMGQPKSAFTLVANVEPYIERKVSAFAAHKTQQPKEGERDFLESDEARRQFAMHEYYIHASTDESAPDPLVRLASDLPGSTVR; this is encoded by the coding sequence ATGCTCGATTTCACTGGCACCCAGGTCGTGGCCGTTTTTGCTCATCCCGATGACGAGGCATTCACTATTGGCGGCGCTATCTCGGCGTTTTCCGACCGTGGGGCAACTGTGACATTGGTGACTGCCACCCGCGGCGAACAAGGCGAGATCGCGCATCCGTCGTTGGCCACTCCGGATAACCTGGGTGACGTGCGCGAGCAGGAGCTGCTCGATGCCGCTGCTATCCTGGGCATCTCATCCGTCCGCTTTCTCGATTTCCGTGATTCCGGCATGTACGGCACCGACGCCAACCACCACCCGCATGCGTTCATTCAACAGAAGCCGGAAGCAGTAGCTGAAAAGCTCGCCGAAATCCTCGAGGTGATCCGCCCTGATGTGGTGATAACGTTCTCGGAGGAAGGCGGCTACCTCCACCCGGACCACATCCATATCTACGAATCAGTGGTCGCCACCGGCCAACTGCGACCCGACCTGGTGCCGCATCTCTATCTCAGCTCGTTCCCGCGTGAATTCTTTCTCGAGATCGCCAACCAGGATCACGGCGCGTTTGCCGGTATGTCCGAAGAACGCCGCAACCGAATGGGGCAGCCAAAGTCCGCCTTTACCCTGGTTGCCAATGTCGAGCCGTACATCGAGCGCAAGGTCTCGGCGTTTGCCGCTCACAAGACCCAGCAACCGAAGGAAGGCGAACGCGACTTCCTGGAAAGCGACGAGGCCCGCCGCCAGTTCGCAATGCACGAGTACTACATTCACGCATCGACCGACGAATCGGCGCCCGATCCGCTCGTTCGCCTCGCCTCCGACCTGCCAGGCTCGACGGTCAGGTAG